One genomic window of Piliocolobus tephrosceles isolate RC106 chromosome 19, ASM277652v3, whole genome shotgun sequence includes the following:
- the LOC111524543 gene encoding LOW QUALITY PROTEIN: keratin-associated protein 12-4 (The sequence of the model RefSeq protein was modified relative to this genomic sequence to represent the inferred CDS: inserted 1 base in 1 codon), whose product MCHTSCSSGCPVACPGSPCCVPSTCYPLQGCGTSCCCSAPXVALLCQPLCGVSTCCQPACCVPSPCQVACYVSVSCKPVLCVASFCPTSGCCQPSCPALVYRPVTCSIPTCCC is encoded by the exons ATGTGCCACACCAGCTGCTCTTCAGGCTGCCCGGTGGCCTGCCCTGGCTCCCCATGCTGCGTCCCCAGTACCTGCTACCCACTCCAGGGCTGTGGGACCTCCTGCTGCTGCTCAGCCC GTGTGGCTCTGCTGTGCCAGCCCCTCTGTGGGGTGTCCACCTGCTGCCAGCCGGCCTGCTGTGTGCCCAGCCCCTGCCAGGTGGCCTGCTATGTGTCCGTGAGCTGCAAGCCTGTTTTGTGTGTGGCCTCCTTCTGCCCAACCTCCGGGTGCTGCCAGCCCTCCTGCCCCGCCCTGGTCTATAGACCGGTCACCTGCAGCATCCCCACCTGCTGCTGCTGA
- the LOC111526898 gene encoding keratin-associated protein 12-3: protein MCQTSCSSGCQPTCCIPSPCQASCYMPVSCQSSVCVPVSCQSSVGVPVSCTLIVRVAPSCQPSVCVPVSCRPIIYVTPFCQSSGCCQPPCTTVLCRPISCSAPSCC, encoded by the coding sequence ATGTGCCAAACCAGCTGCTCCTCAGGCTGCCAGCCAACCTGCTGCATACCCAGCCCCTGCCAGGCATCCTGCTACATGCCCGTGAGCTGCCAGTCCTCCGTGTGCGTGCCCGTGAGCTGCCAGTCCTCCGTGGGTGTGCCCGTGAGCTGCACGCTCATTGTGCGTGTGGCCCCCTCCTGCCAGCCCTCTGTGTGCGTGCCTGTGAGCTGCAGGCCCATCATATATGTGACTCCCTTCTGCCAATCTTCTGGGTGCTGCCAGCCTCCCTGCACCACCGTCCTCTGCAGACCCATCTCTTGCAGCGCCCCTTCCTGCTGCTGA
- the LOC111526909 gene encoding keratin-associated protein 12-1-like, giving the protein MCHTSCSSGCQPTCCVPSSCQASCCVPVGCQSSVCVPVSFKPAVCVPVSCRPIVYAAPSCQSSVCIPVSCRPVVCAALSCQSSGCCQPSCTSVLCRPISCGIPSCC; this is encoded by the coding sequence ATGTGCCACACCAGCTGCTCCTCAGGCTGCCAGCCAACCTGTTGTGTGCCCAGCTCCTGCCAGGCATCCTGCTGCGTCCCCGTGGGCTGCCAGTCCTCTGTGTGTGTGCCCGTGAGCTTCAAGCCAgccgtgtgtgtgcctgtgagcTGCAGGCCCATTGTGTATGCGGCCCCCTCCTGCCAGTCCTCTGTGTGCATTCCTGTGAGCTGCAGGCCCGTTGTTTGTGCGGCTCTCTCCTGCCAGTCCTCCGGGTGCTGCCAGCCCTCCTGCACCAGCGTCCTCTGCAGACCCATCTCCTGCGGCATCCCTTCCTGCTGCTGA